The window GGGGCGGGTTTATACATATGCGGGTGCGGGGCGGGGCGAGGCGGGTTaaactaaaaaatatatttatttttttgcgGGTGCGGGTGTGACCGTGTGAGTTTAAATACTCATTTTTTACACAACTGAAAAGgagtaaaaaatatttaatcTTAACAAATCCATTCTCATACACTATAAATTAATATTCTTCCATTATGACAAAAACAATGAGGTCACTTGACGAATAATACAAATCTCTATCGTAACTATACGGAAACAGAGActaaaaacttgaacaaataatagaaaatgaaaaaattactCGCTACTTCTTATTGAAATAAATTAAGATGGTAAATTATTTATTCGGACTATGCATGTGTCCATGCTGATCACGCGTTCATTGATCgcaaaaataaaataagacaaattgaaaaggaaaaaaaaagttgcGGAGCGGGGCGGGGTGGTGGATGCGGGTGTAGTACGAGGCAAGTGGACGCGGGTGTAGTGCGGGGCAGATGGATGAGGATTAAAAAAGCTATGCAGGGCGGGGCGGGTTGAAATTTTACGGGTTAAGAGAGAACCCGCGCCGCTCCGCTTGCCATCCCTACTTTTGACCCTAAAAGACCAAATTAAACCTACCGGTAAACATCGGGGACCATTTTAGTCATTGTCTCACTTAAAGCTGCTCCGAAGCTAAGGCTCGGACACTTAAGGGACAACCTGCCCTGATATTTTCTCCTAATTCTCTCTCCTCTTCAAAAGTTGATCCTCAACTCAGTATTTTCTGAGCTCTTTAGTTTTCTCTACAGGAAATTCTAGAATTTTCTTACAAAGAGAGACTCAAAGGTTTAAGATCTTCTCAATAACGCACTCTGTGCTGGTTTTTGTGTCAGAATTTAATGCGTGTTTAATAAGGCGTAATTAATTTACTGTTGTGATCAGATTACGGACGTTAATACTTAGGATTTAATTTTGATTGATTCATATAATCTCCAAGGAGATTGAGATAATCTTTGACCTGAGCCAGATTGTATAAAATTCGAGTTTGTTAAGCTGATTCAGTGAATTCGAACCACTGCAAGTGTTTCACTGTAAGATCTTGAACCCAAAAAAGGCAGAGATCTTGATTTTCATTGCTTGAATTTTGTTAATTCTCTTGATTTGGGAGctgatttttttcaatttttgttcttCTTTAGGTAATCTTTCTTTTGATCAGTAATGCTGGAATTTTTGTAATTTGGTATGGTTTCGTGATCTTCTTTATGATAATTGCTTTCGTTTCCTTAATcatgttttaattaataattatagtAAACTTCTTTTTAACTGTGTTTTTGCGGTTTTGATCCTATAGCTCAGTGACATACGCGGGTGGTTTGTGCTGTGTTTGACTTTCCTGCAGTAATGGCGCAGAGTAATTGGGAAGCAGATAAGATGTATGCAACTTCCTGTGGCTAGGTTCATTGTTTTTCTTAGTTAGCCCTACTGGTTAAGCAGAATCATATTTTTATCAATGATGATAAAAAGATTGTAAATTTTAGGGTTCAATTGCTCAACAAGAGCCAAGAGAACGAACAATAATTTCTAGTCGCAAGTGAATATCAGGCTGTGTGGGAATGGCAGGGGAAACAAATTCTTCTCGGGACAAGTACTCTTTTCGTCCTAAAAACAATTGGTGGTTTTGGGAGGAGTATGAGGATCGAATTATCTAATCCTCACTTTGGATTCCCACATGGTTTCTTACTTTTAACAAAATCACATTTTTAGAAACTACATAAAAGAATTACTTATAAAAGATGCAATTTTTTTTATGTAGAAAATTTTAAATAGTTTTTGAGAAGTTAGAGGATTGTTTGACATATCAAAGAGTAATAGTGCTAGACAAAATGACACGAAGGGGATAATTTATAATGTTACGGATTTTCACCCTTAATATTTGGCCTCTTGTTTTTTTTGCTAGGCTGGATGTTTACATTCATGACTATCTGCTGAAACGAAAGCTGCATAATTCTGCAAAAGCTTTCATGACAGAAGGAAAGGTTGCTACTGATCCTGTAGGTAATGATGTTATATGATGCTCTACATTTAAATTTCCTTTTGGTTCAAAGGTTTTGCACGTTTGGCTTGTCCATCTGCAGAGTGGTTCATGTTCTACCCCCAATAGATTGCCTTGTGCATTAATTGCATAACTTCGACATGTTTTGATTCACTTCCTTTATGAGAATCTACGTTTTAATCTTTTGATTCCTACTTTTATAGCTATTGATGCACCTGGAGGATTTCTTTTTGAATGGTGGTCTGTGTTTTGGGACATTTTCATTGCACGGACAAATGAAAAACATTCAGAGGCAGCAGCAGCATACATAGAGGTTTGGTTGAACTTAAGGAATCACCGTCGACACAAATTACTTAAAAGAAGCTTTATGGCATTTTATATCAAGTTTGAAAAACTCCCTTCTGTTGTAGACTCAACAAATGAAAGCAAGGGAGCAGCAGCATCAACAGCAGTTACAAATGCAGCAATTACAACTCATGCAACAAAGAAATGCACAGTTACAGCGAAGGGATCCAAATCATTCCCCCATTGGTGGTCCTATAAATGCTATCAACTCCGAAGGTATGATGGGGCAGCCATCTGCCAGTGTATTGGCAATGAAAATGTACGAGGAACGAATGAAGCACCCTCAGTCCATGGACTCGGAGACATCTTCAGCTCTTATGGACCCCAATAGGATGGCACTTCTCAAGTCAGCATCTAATCATCAAGGGTATGATTGGTGCAACCATTCCATGTGATATTGCATTATTTTACATAACATTTATCTATTTTTGAAATGGAACATAACATCTATCTATTTGTTGCACGACTTGATTGAATCATTTGTATCTCTATTTCTTCTCTGTTGATTCAGCCAGTTGCTACAAGGAAATTCAGGGAACATGTCTGCAGCATTGCAGCAACTACAAGGACGGTCTCAGCTGGCAACTGTAACTACATGAGCTCTTATTTCTTGACGTGATATCTCTTCTTTGTTGAATACTCGATGTTTCATCTTCTCTTACCTAGCTAAGATCCATACCTATTTCAACTATGTAGGATGTTAAAGGGGAAATGAACTTGGGTGGCACTCAGAAGTCTTTGCCCATGGATCCTTCATCAATTTACGGGCAAGCAATTCTTCAGTCAAAGGCTGGACTTGGTGCAGGTATAACCACCAAAGAATAATTTTCAGTAATACAAAAAAAGAGATACAACTTCTGATTGGGATCTTCCCTGGCTCATTTCTTAATTTTGACACCCCTTTGGCCATCTATTGAACTGATTATTTCAAATTGAAAATATACCCATCTTAAATGCACATTTAGCAGTGAGTTCACAAATTATCTTGTTTATCTTTGTGATGAAACTCCACATGGGAGATGGATGGTTTCCATGGATTCTTTACATGGCTTGGGCAATCCTCACCCTTTGAGCTAGCTTTTGGgattgagttaggcccaaggtccattattatcatggtatcagagccagaccCATCTCATTATTTACCCGATGTTGGGGCCCCCATCTCATTCCATACTCCAGTTgcgcctaactcaaccccaaaaggtAGTTCATGAGGATTgtccaagaccatataaggagtCCAAGTTACCCATCTTGAACCGATATGGGACTCAACACCCCTTGCATGCCCAATACTGGACGACTAGAGCGTGAACAATATAAGATGGGGGCCCAACATCGGGTAAATAATGAAACGGGCCTGGCTCTGAGACCATGATAAATGGACCTTGGGTCTAACTTAACCTTAAAAGCTAGCTTATGAGGTGATGATTGCCCAATATCATACAAGGAGTCCAAGTTACATATCTTAAGCTGATGTGGGACTCAGCACTTTGACATGATGCATGGGTTTTCGTAAAACCTGCTCATCTCCGAGTAGGACACTAAATACTTTAATAGTGTGAAGTTCTGTGGAATCTGCCATTATCCTCCAAACATGAAttgtttgaatttttgattgTTATCGTGGATAATTTCAACTTTTGCTTTTTGCAGTACACATTAAATTATTAATATTGCTAGACAAGATATTGAAAGCTTCTCGATTCTTATTAATTAAGTCTGTTTAAGGCTTCTACTTCTCCTTGAGACACTTGGAACATAAATATGTAGGagtaattccttttttttttctttttctttttctttttaatttaatttttttgacTTTTCGCTTTTGGTAATTGTCTGCTATCACATCTCAAGCGTCATTCATCTGCCTTCAGCAGCAGTGTATTACAGTTAATGGGCGGAATATATTGGAACTGGTCTTCTTTATGTGAGCATAATGGATTTTTTCTGGCTTTTTTCTGTTTATTGACTTGGTTTAGGATTTCTATGTTTCCAACTCAACTTTCTTGAAAATTCCTTTTTATGTATTGTACATTTTCTCTTTCTGATGAGCCTTTTTAGGTTTTTTCTTATCTTCTTGAAGTACTTGTATGTCGATTATATCGTTAGATGATCTTACTCGGGCAATTCAGTCCTTATATTTTCTCCTTGTTCTTTAGGGTTGAACCAAGGTGTCACTGGTCTACCATTGAAGGGTTGGCCTTTAACAGTAAGTTAAATTGCTTTTAATTATCATCGTTCAATATATACAGAGATTTTGACGTGCATATCGGCTGCTTTGCTCATAATATATACAGGGAATCGACCAGGTAAGGCCCAGCTTGGGTTTGCAAGTACAAAAGCCCAACTTACAGACCCAAAATCAGTTTCTTTTGGCATCACAACAACAACAGGTCCTAGCTCAAGCTCAAGCCCAAGGTAACCTTGGAAATTCACCTAATTATGGGTTCGGTGGATTACCTAGAGGAAACTTTAATGCTAAAGATGGTCAACCTCCAAGGAATGATGGATCCATTTGCTCTCCAGTACAATCAAATTCACCGAAGGTTAACTTTATTCTCCTAGAGTCAAGAATATATTTTGCTTCCGGGCGTTAACTATGTGGTGTTTTGTCCATTACACTGCATAACTACTCTTTTGAGGCTAGAGATTGTTTGTAAATGATGATGACATTTCTGTAGAAGGATCTCAGTTATTCTCTTCCAATCCATAGAACATTTGAAGTTTAAAGTGCTTATGCCATATACCTGTCTTAAACAGATGAAAATGTCCCAAATGCAGCAATCTTCCTCTCAACAACAGGACCAGttgcagcagcaacaacagcagcagcaactgCAACAGGTTAGCCTAAGGAAAGCGTAAAAAGCTGTATTTATATCTGATTTTTTGATATCCATCAAACTCATGCAATCAAGTATTGTTAATATTTAACATCTCTTCTTGCCTTACCCGTTTGTACCTCTTTTTCTATAGTTGGGAATTTCTGTCTTTTCctgttcctcttttttttggGGGGATGGGAGGTGGGGCGGGGGGTTGTTCCTGGAAAATAACTTATCTAACCAGTTCCAACTGTCCAAGCAATTAAAGAGTAGTTCATCCATCTTCTTACTCTTTTCCCAGAACAACAGAAAAAGGAAGCAACATTCGTCTTCTGGACCTGCTAATAGTACTGGCACGGGTAACACTGTTGGGCCTTCACCAAGCTCACCAGCATCAACACATACCCCAGGTGATGGGATGACTAGCGTGTCAAAAGGCTTGATGATGTATGGAGGAGAGGGAGCTGGTGGTATTGCATCTTCTACGAATCAGCTGGTAATTCTTTCACTTTTTTCATTCAAATGTTTGTTTGCATTATCTATTTCTAAACatacaatttttgtatttgttAATGAAGTATTTGGTTGTTATGTTGCTTCATGGATCTTTTATGGTTGAGAAGTTTTAATTTGCTAACTATATCATGAATTTAAAGTATCATTCGCTATTTTAAATCTGTTTGCTCTTCTTGCTTTCTTCTGTTGTACAGGATGACTTAGGGGAGACTTTTGGAGACATTGGTTCTTTCGAAGATAATGTGGAATCATTCCTGTCAAATGACGGGGGAGATGGAAACATCTATGGCACATTGAAGCAAACTCTTACTGAGCACAAGCCTGATTCTTCAAAAGGTAATAATCTCACAATTGTACGTATAAGTTCtctgttgtttttcttctttggtTACAGTATGTTAACTTAAAAGGATACATCTCAGGTTTCTCCTTTGGTGAAGTTGGTTGTATACGCACCAGAAATAAAGTGACTTGCTGTCATTTCTCATCGGATGGGAAGTTGCTTGCTAGTGCTGGGCACAACAAGAAGGTAGGTTGCTTCAGAGTATCTGGTGTCTTTAGCATAAGATAACCGGATGATAGTTTTATTTCATTCTGTGGTATGTGAATGTAGGCTCTGTCCTCTGTTTACTTCATTACCCATATCCATTTTCTTCTACGCTTTGGTTTCATCCAAGAAATTGTAAATTATGAACCATTTTCCATGTATACATCAGGCAGTTCTTTGGAACATGGATACTCTGCAAACACAGAACACCCCTGAGGAACATCAATACTTGATTACAGATGTCCGCTTCCGGCCTAATTCTTCTCAACTTGCAACTGCTTCATTTGACAAGTCTGTGAGATTATGGGATGCTTCCAATGTTAGTATTCTTACATTCTCTAGGCATTTTTCTTATAACCACGAGATGTAATTGCAGGCCTTAGCTGTAGTGCATAGCACTTCATACATTCATACAATTTGCCAGTTTTCAGTTAATTTGCTGTTAAATAAATTTATGCTCAATAATCTTCTGCTGAACTTATATTTGCAGCCTAGCTATTGTTTGCAAGCTTATACAGGGCATACTTTTCATGTTATGTCGCTTGATTTTCACCCGAAGAAGAACGATCTCTTCTGTTTTTGCGATAGCAACAATGAGATTCGCTACTGGAGTGTTAGTCCATTTTCATGCACTCGGGTGTCCAAGGTGTGCTTTCTATTGTTAATTACTGTTATTTTCTTAATCCACTTTGCAGAAGTAAATTCCTGTTGAGCTATGTTCAACTTCATATCCCGTTTGTAGCAAGGAGGCAGTGCACAAGTGAGGTTTCAGCCAATGACCGGCCGTCTGTTGGCTGCTGCTTCAGATAAGGTGGTTTCCATCTTTGATGTCGAAAATGACCGGCAAATTAATTCCTTCCAGGTTTGTTTTCGTGCTAGATGACTTTGAGGTTTTCCAATTAGCATTATCTGTTGTTTCTATTTTCTGGGTGTCCTAGGCTTCATTTTACTTTTCAGATAAATATGGGTGTTTGGTTACAGGGACATCCTGGAGTGGTGAACTACCTGTGTTGGGATCTAAATGGTGAGTTATTGGCATCAGTTAGTGAGGAGTCTGTCAAAGTTTGGTCATTGACCACCGGTGACTGCATTCATGAGCTAAGTGCTACCGGGAATCAGTTCCACTCTTGTGTTTTTCATCCTAGTTATTCAGCTTTGTTGGTGATCGGAGGAATGAGGGTAATTAGCGTTCTCCTTTTCTTAAGCACTCTTGTTCTTAAGTCTGTTTAATTCACGTCGGTAAGATGTCACTTAAGTATGTTGGACTACATGTTCATACACTTTTGACTGTTTAGTGACAATGCCCACACTTCAGTGCCGGCCATTACAGCAGTCTCTGGGTTCCAGCTGACTGATACTTTGTGAATTTATGTTGCAGTCTTTGGAGCTGTGGGACATGGTTGAGAATAAAAGCATGACAGTTCCAGCACATGATAACATTATCGCTGCTCTAGCACAATCACCAGCGACTGGAATGGTTGGTTCTGCAAGTCATGACAGTTCGGTCAAGTTATGGAAATGAAGGAGATAGGATTCCATATCAAAGATTTCATCATAAGAACAGTTGGCATTTGCTTGTATTTTAAGCATGTAACAAAAAATATTTCTAGGCATCTTTATAGCTTGTTGTTTTTGATAAAGAATAACCATGTTTGTGCTTGTTATAGTAAAATTAGAGAGAGGTTTGCGGTTGAGAAGCAAGTTGCACTGAGCCGTAATTCTGTAGTGTTAAGATAATTTCTTCACCCTTAGGGTGAGTATTTCCTCTTAAGATACAACAAGCGTTGTGGTTAATTGAATGCGTAAAGTTCTTTCGTTTCTTCAGATGTTGTGGATCTTTCTAAACCACGTTGACCTACTAAGATATTTGAGATCTTGAACTCGATATTATTGCCATTGATTATTGAATACAAGGAAATCACAGCTAATGAAGAATATATAATAATGCAACTTGATGGCTCAAAGGTCATTGTCACATCACACTATTAAAATCTCTAGTACGCCGCATTTCCATTATAGCCACAAGCCCACTACTTATACTTAAGAAATGGATGCCTGTATATAGGATAGGACCTCAAGCTCTAGTTTTTTGCCTGTATATAGGGTAGGACCTCAAGCTCTAGTTTTTTCGTTCTTCCTCTATACAACACCACGAGGATGACCGCTTCGTTTGACATCCATCACTAGAATTTGTGTCATCAAAGTTCTCCATCAATTACCAGTTTGCTGCAATTGAAATTTGAGTTATGTTATGTCTAGAAATGTGTGCAACATCTTAATACCTAAACAATATTCCACCGAATTCTTGACTTCTTTATATGATGGATTACAAAATCAGACAACCACTCAGATACGAAAGGGGTTCATACCATCTGATCACCTGCCTAATGTTCGGGATTATAAAGCACAGGGGTTTCTTGCATGATTGAATCTTGTCTCTTAATCTTTGAGATTCTCCTGTTGTAGCTTTGATGATAGGCTAGAATtgcatattttagtcgcttattacacttcaatttactgcattttaattgagtttgagctttaatcgctagtgttttgcactaaatatgtgttttatgccttgtaggagtgattccaatcTATATAAGCGTTatagaatgaattcaagtgatttggagctttgaagtctgagtaaaagcctaatacattaagtcgggatcgtgttcggaggtcgtgtaccaagtctggatgtcaaaagaGGATGAAATAATTTCACTATGAGAAAATTGCACTGCTGCGCCTTTGGAATTCTCCTGCAGTCTGTCAGAATCAGCTCTCTGAACTTCCCCACAAGCACACCGCACAGTGCGGCGCGCCTGTACAAATTTTACAGATCCAAGTCCTATTTCGCGCAGGAAAGGGTGTTTCGTCTGAgcctgaccctacttggtataaatacatataaaaacgaTATTTTGAGAACTTTAGATAGACTTTTGACCGAGGGAGAGCATAGAGCCGTCGTGGAGGCCGAGTTTCTTCttttctcctaccaaacttagtattttttttatgcttctttgtatgatttgttgtttggctaccatgtctatgtggagctaaaacTTCAAGCTCTAGgattgtggttctttcatgattattgttattcgaatattgattttgattccttgatttatcgtattggtttatttattcaatcttgcgcttaattatttaattgcttgatcaccaattgaatactatctacgaatctacaattgaactcgaaagtgggagtTCTAGATTGtacataggattgagtagagcaagttcttgaacctgggcatcggggaatggattcgcgattaggatagacaaatacctaattaccttgcttggttgatttacaggaattataaatgcgttcttgttgattctaactccatatacatataggcgttaagttagcttgaataggtgagtaagaactcgacagattcttacgagCACTATTGACCCTgttaaccaataaactagatgaattagttagtcaattcaattgaagaatacaatagggtTGTTAGATAGCTCATGACCccagatcgttttcattacattgataacataaaaatctgcccttcctctgttcaaagtttattatttatatttctttatttaattagtttagaattaaatacttctaggtttaattcttgtttagataattaggatagtctaatttagttaaagttaatcacaagtcctcatgggatcgacatccgacttttagtcactttattacttgacgaccgcgtatatttgcgtgtgcgtttggccgcaacaagtttttggcgccgttaccgGGGACTTAGATATTAGCTATTTTTCTAAATTAgacatttattttttttatctattctttctttagtttagttagcattttttttattttaacatggcatcttggaatgaaaattattcGAATGATGATTATTCTTTTTCTGATGACTCTTGCctatattgtggaggaccccactggtgaaaaaattgtcagaatgttcccttgagcgagttgtgcgcacaacCTCAATCCTTTGAATGGagtatttgtaatatgtgtggtggtcaagatggccattgggatggttgtcctaattcttttcatccttctctgagcccttattgtgatctttctaatgatgtttgtgagtttgataggggcaatgaagtgtaGGATATGTAACGTGATGCATATATTAGGaatattctgaggcaagtagcaaAACAAcagaatgaactcaaaaaagatatgaaaagaatgagggcaacAATCACAAGGATGAAGGctaatatggaagaattgaatgaagagagcgagttccaacaaaaggaaaattttgaaaaagtggagattttgaACCAACCATGGCTAGTGGAACAAGatgaaaagttagaaatatatgaggctcaacgtgagGAGATTACTGATGGGATGGGATGAGATACTCTATAAAAGGAAGAGTTGAATTGGGACAAGAGATTGAAAAATTTGGCACTGATATTTACGACTTGGGAGCTCAATTGATTGCAAAGGTTGATGTGTCTAATgcccaacaaaatagttctgAGTTGTGTGAAACTGAAATGGAGCTTATatgccaaattgaggagctaaaagtggagagtcaatcattcgaccatacttttattgatgatgtccatgtTGAGGAAAGCACACTAGAGTCCTTTGAGGAAGTacataatgttatatttgaagactctagtgtgtgtacatatgaggatgtaaataGTGATGCAATTCTAGATTTTGGGCGTACTGGTCCTCATTCcatgcatttttcaacattgtgtttggatgatgacatagAAATCGAGTCATAtgagcctttggaggagccaacggatgaggaacaaggtgcttaCATTCTAGAATTTATTGTGCTAGAGAGAATGAATTACATACCTCATTAGAAGGCCAAGAAGTGTAGAATGCGAAATTGGTTGCTTCGCCCGAttacatgtcacgacccggattttcaccctcgggagtcgtgatggcacctactaatgtgagctagacaAGCCAATTATTAAACAAATTATCTTTTTGaaccaatttttattctctttaacaTTATATAAAACAATAACGTGTAAACAGCGAAAATTTAGATTAAGCGGAAGAaagcaataaaatatctgaaCGCATCTATTACAACAGCTTAAACCTtaatcacccagaactggtgtcatagtaccacagacgatctaagactgctaaatacaaggtctgaaaat is drawn from Nicotiana tabacum cultivar K326 chromosome 22, ASM71507v2, whole genome shotgun sequence and contains these coding sequences:
- the LOC107832527 gene encoding transcriptional corepressor LEUNIG_HOMOLOG-like, with the protein product MAQSNWEADKMLDVYIHDYLLKRKLHNSAKAFMTEGKVATDPVAIDAPGGFLFEWWSVFWDIFIARTNEKHSEAAAAYIETQQMKAREQQHQQQLQMQQLQLMQQRNAQLQRRDPNHSPIGGPINAINSEGMMGQPSASVLAMKMYEERMKHPQSMDSETSSALMDPNRMALLKSASNHQGQLLQGNSGNMSAALQQLQGRSQLATDVKGEMNLGGTQKSLPMDPSSIYGQAILQSKAGLGAGLNQGVTGLPLKGWPLTGIDQVRPSLGLQVQKPNLQTQNQFLLASQQQQVLAQAQAQGNLGNSPNYGFGGLPRGNFNAKDGQPPRNDGSICSPVQSNSPKMKMSQMQQSSSQQQDQLQQQQQQQQLQQNNRKRKQHSSSGPANSTGTGNTVGPSPSSPASTHTPGDGMTSVSKGLMMYGGEGAGGIASSTNQLDDLGETFGDIGSFEDNVESFLSNDGGDGNIYGTLKQTLTEHKPDSSKGFSFGEVGCIRTRNKVTCCHFSSDGKLLASAGHNKKAVLWNMDTLQTQNTPEEHQYLITDVRFRPNSSQLATASFDKSVRLWDASNPSYCLQAYTGHTFHVMSLDFHPKKNDLFCFCDSNNEIRYWSVSPFSCTRVSKQGGSAQVRFQPMTGRLLAAASDKVVSIFDVENDRQINSFQGHPGVVNYLCWDLNGELLASVSEESVKVWSLTTGDCIHELSATGNQFHSCVFHPSYSALLVIGGMRSLELWDMVENKSMTVPAHDNIIAALAQSPATGMVGSASHDSSVKLWK